One window of Cohnella hashimotonis genomic DNA carries:
- a CDS encoding ABC transporter permease — translation MEKALAALPVRKEKGYWSRLGARIVKHRAMYVLALPGVLFFILFKLTPLWGLLLAFKDYNPYSGFAGSEWVGFKHFADLFADSNFYIMLRNTFAINVFGLVFMFPLPILLALMLNEVRHGAFKRFNQSIVYLPHFLSWVVVASMTFFVLSTDVGIVNKLIGEAGHEPISFLSESKYFWGLITAQTMWKEAGWGTIIFLAAMAGVDPQRYEAAVVDGASRFRQIWHITLPAIRPTILILLILRLGQMADVGFEQMLLMMNPLVMQVAEVFDTYAYTQGILRGQISTGVTVGMFKGVVGFVLVMASNYIVKKSGQEGIY, via the coding sequence ATGGAGAAGGCGTTAGCCGCATTGCCGGTCCGAAAGGAAAAAGGCTATTGGTCCCGGCTCGGCGCGCGCATCGTCAAACATCGGGCGATGTATGTGCTCGCGCTGCCGGGCGTGCTGTTTTTTATTTTGTTCAAGCTCACCCCGCTGTGGGGTCTGCTGCTCGCATTTAAGGACTACAATCCCTACTCGGGCTTCGCGGGCAGCGAGTGGGTGGGCTTCAAGCATTTTGCCGACCTGTTCGCCGACAGCAACTTCTACATCATGCTGCGCAACACGTTCGCCATCAACGTCTTCGGGCTCGTTTTCATGTTCCCGCTGCCCATCCTGCTCGCCCTTATGCTGAACGAAGTGCGGCACGGCGCCTTCAAGCGCTTCAACCAATCCATCGTCTACCTGCCGCATTTCCTGTCCTGGGTCGTCGTGGCGAGCATGACCTTTTTCGTCTTGTCCACCGACGTCGGCATCGTCAACAAGCTGATCGGCGAAGCCGGACACGAGCCCATCAGCTTCCTTTCCGAATCGAAGTACTTCTGGGGCCTCATCACGGCGCAGACGATGTGGAAGGAAGCCGGCTGGGGCACGATCATCTTCCTCGCCGCGATGGCGGGCGTCGACCCGCAGCGGTACGAAGCGGCGGTCGTGGACGGCGCGAGCCGGTTTCGCCAGATCTGGCATATCACGTTGCCCGCGATCCGCCCCACGATCCTCATTCTGCTCATTCTGCGCCTCGGCCAGATGGCGGACGTCGGCTTCGAGCAAATGCTGCTTATGATGAACCCGCTGGTTATGCAGGTAGCCGAGGTGTTCGACACTTACGCCTACACGCAGGGCATCCTGCGCGGACAGATCAGCACGGGCGTGACGGTCGGTATGTTCAAGGGTGTCGTCGGTTTCGTTCTCGTGATGGCATCCAACTATATCGTCAAAAAATCCGGCCAGGAAGGCATCTACTAA
- a CDS encoding MBL fold metallo-hydrolase translates to MNIENRLPSDVHGVRTLIANVVLIGEPGGREWTLIDAGVAGCADVIVEAAAARFGDAPPGAIVLTHGHFDHVGSLRPLLARWRVPVYAHELELPYLTGQADYPEADPDVGGGLMARISPLYPHKGIDISGEVRPLPEDGTVPTLPDWRWVHTPGHTEGHISLFRERDRTVVAGDAFITVKQTSAFAVLLQEEEIHGPPPYFTFDWRHAAESVRKLEALKPAAAITGHGKPMAGEALTEGLGELARSFEELAVPRH, encoded by the coding sequence ATGAACATCGAAAATCGACTCCCCTCCGACGTGCACGGCGTGCGGACGCTGATTGCGAACGTCGTATTGATCGGCGAGCCGGGCGGACGGGAATGGACGCTGATCGACGCCGGCGTCGCCGGCTGCGCGGACGTCATCGTCGAAGCGGCTGCCGCCAGATTTGGAGATGCGCCGCCTGGAGCGATCGTGCTGACGCACGGCCACTTCGACCACGTCGGCTCGCTCCGACCGCTGCTTGCGCGCTGGCGCGTGCCCGTGTATGCGCATGAGTTGGAGCTGCCGTACTTGACCGGACAAGCCGACTACCCGGAAGCGGATCCCGACGTCGGGGGCGGGCTCATGGCGCGAATCTCCCCGTTGTATCCGCACAAAGGCATCGACATCTCGGGCGAGGTACGTCCGCTGCCCGAGGATGGTACGGTCCCGACATTGCCGGATTGGCGCTGGGTGCATACGCCCGGTCACACAGAGGGGCATATCTCGCTCTTCCGCGAGCGCGACCGGACAGTGGTGGCCGGCGATGCCTTTATCACCGTGAAGCAAACGTCCGCGTTCGCGGTGCTCTTGCAGGAAGAGGAGATACACGGTCCTCCGCCGTACTTCACTTTTGACTGGCGCCATGCCGCCGAGTCCGTCCGTAAGCTGGAAGCGTTAAAGCCGGCTGCCGCGATCACCGGCCACGGCAAGCCGATGGCGGGCGAGGCGTTGACGGAGGGGCTGGGGGAGCTCGCGCGTTCGTTCGAGGAGCTGGCCGTTCCGCGTCACTGA
- a CDS encoding helix-turn-helix domain-containing protein — MYKALLVDDELLVRTNLKLMSDWRAQGFSLCGEAANGAEALALVERERPELVVSDLRMPVMDGLQLSAELAGRYPGTKMIVLSNYDDFEYVKGTLQNGAVDYLLKHRLNAASLSAALARVKALLDDRPQRTGGDRTDANQRLELRTRFITQLIAGFHYSPEEIGHHIRTLDLKLDTRQLIPVLLSIDDYRSRQSRSTLKAAELERFSILNIVEEVAGELGNGAVGHIGGDRFVILFSFPNVRSENALALAVGEAVSRIASCLRTFLNLSASFSIGPTCSAPAHIPQSYKQAEKQMQDRFHLGKNVVLRRASIVQETEALAGLEIGTEKDMLACLKTRDAAGLLSILDGLFARIKTAALSMAGSQLLFNDLLSLLHRAIREHGLELGALYADAVPPHERLAAFETLEEVKAWFRSLFERYFELLQADERGDYSAYTAEAIRYIRSHLADSISLTEVAERIGISGAYLSTLFKNEVKIGFAEYLSDARLERAKAYLEDGREDMKDIAALCGFNSASYFFKTFKKKTGITPSEFARGRSST; from the coding sequence ATGTATAAAGCGCTGCTGGTCGACGATGAATTGCTCGTGCGGACGAATCTGAAGCTGATGTCGGACTGGCGGGCGCAAGGCTTCTCGCTGTGCGGCGAAGCGGCGAACGGCGCCGAAGCGCTGGCGTTGGTCGAACGGGAGCGGCCGGAGCTGGTCGTCTCCGATCTGCGCATGCCCGTCATGGACGGCCTACAGCTCTCGGCCGAGCTTGCCGGCCGCTATCCGGGCACCAAAATGATCGTGCTCAGCAACTACGACGACTTCGAATACGTGAAGGGCACCCTGCAGAACGGCGCTGTCGACTACCTGCTCAAGCACCGGCTGAACGCGGCGTCGTTATCCGCGGCGCTCGCACGGGTCAAGGCGCTGCTCGATGACCGGCCGCAGCGAACGGGCGGCGACCGCACGGACGCGAACCAGCGGCTGGAGCTGCGAACCCGGTTCATCACCCAATTAATCGCCGGGTTTCATTACAGCCCGGAGGAGATCGGACACCATATCCGGACGCTGGACTTGAAGCTGGATACCAGACAGCTCATTCCTGTCCTTCTGTCGATCGACGATTACCGATCCCGGCAGTCCCGCTCGACGCTCAAAGCGGCTGAGTTGGAGCGCTTCTCCATTCTCAACATTGTCGAAGAGGTCGCGGGCGAGCTCGGCAACGGCGCGGTCGGCCACATCGGCGGCGACCGGTTCGTCATCCTGTTCTCGTTCCCCAACGTACGAAGCGAGAATGCACTGGCACTTGCCGTCGGCGAAGCGGTATCCCGCATCGCGAGCTGTCTGCGGACCTTCCTGAATCTGTCCGCCAGCTTCAGCATCGGGCCGACCTGCTCGGCGCCTGCGCATATCCCGCAAAGCTATAAGCAGGCGGAGAAGCAAATGCAGGATCGTTTTCATCTGGGGAAAAACGTCGTGCTGCGGCGTGCATCCATCGTGCAAGAAACCGAGGCGTTGGCCGGGCTGGAGATCGGGACGGAGAAAGACATGCTCGCCTGTCTGAAAACGCGGGACGCCGCCGGCCTGCTGTCGATTCTGGATGGCCTGTTCGCGCGAATCAAGACGGCGGCGCTCAGCATGGCCGGCTCCCAGCTGCTGTTCAACGACCTGCTCAGCCTGCTGCACCGCGCCATCCGCGAGCATGGCCTGGAGCTGGGGGCGCTCTATGCGGACGCGGTTCCGCCTCACGAGCGTCTTGCCGCCTTCGAGACGCTGGAGGAGGTCAAGGCGTGGTTCCGTTCGCTGTTCGAACGGTACTTCGAGTTGCTGCAGGCCGACGAAAGAGGAGACTACTCGGCGTATACTGCGGAGGCGATCCGTTATATCCGCAGCCATCTCGCGGACAGCATCTCGCTCACCGAAGTAGCGGAGCGGATCGGCATCAGCGGCGCATACTTAAGCACGTTATTTAAAAACGAAGTCAAGATCGGCTTCGCCGAGTACTTGTCCGACGCCCGCCTCGAGCGGGCCAAGGCGTATTTGGAGGACGGGCGCGAGGATATGAAGGACATCGCCGCCTTATGCGGCTTCAATAGCGCCAGCTATTTTTTCAAGACGTTCAAAAAGAAAACCGGCATAACGCCCTCTGAATTCGCCCGCGGCCGCAGCTCGACTTGA
- a CDS encoding cache domain-containing sensor histidine kinase, whose protein sequence is MHRPLRTRLNSIKFKLSAAILLLFVTFMSVTVYMWYANSTADAERQAGQAAAAMINVSSDNLETSLRDIDKIVALLSVDTGEYMNDLVRKYIEQYDTMDKVELIHIEREIQDYLVNVSMFKHYLTGVTLSDLEGHTIEYGVTTPFDALRSQPSFGELTGMENEALLLPPHLNPRLGSSADPQKGKVITIARPIRSGGRAIGFVAADVDYEIVEDLFATNIRNAGRMLIFNTRTGQPVLEQPDLGLAPSDLERLVSRPDADGGSFYARLSTGNTFAVYRTSAFTKWTTMVLIPKASLLADSSSTRDKMLNVSLLFSAVAVLLILSMSSLLTRNLLRLGRALKEVAKNNLDVAIETKSQDEIGQLYHQFNSMTRRMSDLVAEVRSTERERSRAEIRALQAQINPHFLHNTLNTIKFLSILQGADNIKLVAESLSGLMHAQMDGRPFVSVDEEMDCLRSYFSIQKFRYSDKFAVHFSLEEGVGKLMIPKMLLQPIAENALLHGIAPLKTQGAIQIKLFTSDAQLKVRVQDNGVGMSPAQLKALEAPEASARGADHIGLANVRSRIRTLFGEPYGLSIWSEAQRFTAVEMSFPMLSEEEAMRYV, encoded by the coding sequence ATGCACCGGCCGCTTCGCACCCGACTGAACAGCATCAAGTTCAAGCTGTCCGCCGCGATTCTCCTCCTGTTCGTCACGTTTATGTCCGTAACCGTATACATGTGGTACGCCAACTCGACGGCCGATGCCGAGCGGCAGGCGGGACAGGCCGCGGCGGCTATGATCAACGTTTCGAGCGACAATCTGGAGACGTCGCTGCGCGACATCGACAAGATCGTCGCGCTGCTCTCCGTCGACACCGGCGAATACATGAACGATCTCGTGCGCAAGTATATCGAGCAGTACGACACGATGGACAAGGTGGAACTGATCCATATCGAGCGGGAAATTCAGGACTATCTGGTCAACGTATCGATGTTCAAGCATTATTTGACCGGCGTCACCCTCTCCGATCTGGAGGGGCACACCATCGAGTACGGCGTGACGACCCCGTTCGACGCGCTGCGTTCTCAGCCTTCGTTCGGCGAACTGACAGGCATGGAGAACGAAGCGCTGCTGCTGCCTCCCCACTTGAATCCGCGTCTTGGCAGCAGCGCGGACCCGCAGAAGGGCAAGGTTATTACGATCGCGCGGCCGATCCGCAGCGGCGGGCGGGCGATCGGCTTCGTCGCCGCGGACGTCGACTACGAGATCGTCGAGGACCTTTTCGCCACCAACATCCGCAATGCCGGCCGTATGCTCATCTTTAATACGCGAACGGGTCAGCCCGTGCTCGAACAGCCGGACCTCGGCCTGGCTCCCTCCGATCTTGAACGCCTCGTCTCGCGCCCGGATGCCGACGGGGGCAGCTTCTACGCCCGCCTGTCGACGGGAAATACGTTCGCGGTGTATCGCACCTCCGCCTTCACCAAATGGACGACGATGGTGCTGATTCCCAAGGCCAGTCTGCTCGCGGACTCCTCCTCTACGCGCGACAAGATGCTGAACGTCTCGCTGCTGTTTTCCGCCGTCGCCGTCCTGCTCATCCTGTCCATGTCCTCGCTCCTCACCCGCAATCTGCTGCGGCTGGGTCGGGCGCTGAAGGAGGTCGCCAAAAACAACCTCGACGTCGCGATCGAGACCAAGTCGCAGGATGAGATCGGCCAGCTGTACCATCAGTTCAATTCCATGACCCGCCGCATGAGCGACCTCGTCGCCGAAGTTCGCTCGACCGAGCGCGAGCGCAGCCGGGCGGAGATCCGGGCGCTGCAGGCGCAGATCAATCCGCATTTCCTGCACAATACGCTGAATACGATCAAGTTCCTGTCGATCCTGCAGGGTGCCGACAACATCAAGCTGGTCGCCGAGTCGCTGTCCGGTCTGATGCACGCGCAGATGGACGGGCGGCCGTTCGTCAGCGTCGACGAGGAGATGGATTGCCTGCGCAGCTACTTCAGCATTCAAAAGTTCCGGTACAGCGACAAATTCGCGGTTCATTTCAGTCTGGAGGAGGGCGTCGGCAAGCTGATGATTCCGAAGATGCTGCTTCAGCCGATCGCGGAGAACGCGCTGCTGCACGGCATCGCGCCGCTGAAGACGCAGGGGGCTATCCAGATCAAGCTGTTCACGAGCGACGCGCAGCTCAAGGTTCGCGTGCAGGACAACGGCGTCGGCATGAGTCCGGCGCAGCTCAAAGCGCTCGAAGCGCCTGAAGCCTCGGCCCGGGGCGCCGATCATATCGGACTTGCCAACGTCCGGTCCCGGATTCGCACCTTGTTCGGGGAACCGTACGGCTTAAGCATCTGGAGCGAGGCGCAGCGGTTTACGGCGGTGGAGATGTCCTTTCCAATGCTGAGCGAGGAAGAGGCGATGCGTTATGTATAA
- a CDS encoding ABC transporter substrate-binding protein translates to MQQRRLHKKALFLTALSATMAFSLAACGANGKNEGASPATSTAPASSSASQTAQASDSAGSKPQEVKTLSLLMFTDWYTPGWQALEKYIGDHASELGFKLDIQKIAGGSQGEQLLKTKIATNDLPDLLQNYGPKWMDQNADALDKLVDLTGLASYADYDESAMDGVYKYKGKYYSVPIDATTLMGVFYNKKVFADLNLTVPKTWDEFLAVCEKIKEAGKTPVYYSGKDTWTLQTVPHFGFSQDIVQSGKSFPDFWQDMNTNKKHYADLTNFIDTIKKSKDLIDKGYVNKSYLSDTYDSAQQAIADGTAAMHVNGTWFIGEIIKKFPDKVNDIGAFPFPLNGDNYVNISPPGSLSVTTSAKDVELAKRAVDFIASAQAQQIFAEAQPGIYLNKKVEVALSPAIADLNAALKDGKGILHWQGNGELYPYGSFDKFMQDYYAGGKTAEQVAQALDQETAKNAKAKDDPNWK, encoded by the coding sequence ATGCAACAAAGGCGGCTGCATAAAAAAGCGTTGTTCCTGACCGCGCTCTCGGCGACGATGGCGTTCTCGCTGGCGGCGTGCGGAGCGAACGGAAAAAACGAAGGCGCGTCTCCGGCAACCTCGACAGCGCCGGCATCCTCGTCGGCCTCCCAAACGGCGCAGGCATCGGATTCGGCCGGCAGCAAGCCGCAGGAGGTCAAGACGCTGTCGCTGCTCATGTTCACCGATTGGTACACGCCGGGCTGGCAGGCACTGGAGAAGTACATCGGCGATCATGCCTCCGAGCTCGGCTTCAAGCTGGACATTCAGAAGATTGCCGGCGGCAGCCAGGGCGAGCAGCTGCTGAAGACGAAGATCGCCACCAACGATCTGCCGGACCTGCTGCAAAACTACGGGCCGAAATGGATGGATCAGAACGCGGACGCGCTCGACAAGCTCGTCGATCTGACGGGGCTCGCCAGCTACGCGGATTACGACGAGAGCGCGATGGACGGCGTTTACAAGTACAAAGGCAAGTATTATTCCGTGCCGATCGACGCGACGACCTTGATGGGCGTGTTCTACAACAAGAAGGTGTTCGCCGATCTGAACCTGACGGTTCCGAAAACATGGGACGAGTTCCTGGCGGTGTGCGAGAAGATCAAGGAAGCGGGCAAGACGCCGGTCTACTACTCCGGCAAGGATACGTGGACGCTTCAGACGGTTCCGCACTTCGGCTTCTCGCAGGATATCGTGCAGAGCGGCAAGTCTTTCCCTGACTTCTGGCAGGACATGAACACGAACAAGAAGCATTACGCGGATCTGACGAACTTCATCGACACGATCAAAAAGTCCAAGGACCTGATCGACAAAGGCTACGTCAACAAGTCGTATCTGTCCGATACGTACGATTCCGCGCAGCAGGCGATCGCGGACGGCACGGCGGCGATGCACGTGAACGGCACCTGGTTCATCGGGGAGATCATCAAGAAGTTCCCGGACAAGGTGAACGACATCGGCGCGTTCCCGTTCCCGCTCAACGGCGACAACTACGTCAATATCTCGCCGCCGGGCTCCTTGTCGGTGACGACCTCCGCGAAGGACGTCGAGCTGGCCAAACGCGCGGTCGACTTCATCGCTTCGGCGCAAGCGCAGCAAATTTTCGCCGAAGCGCAGCCGGGCATCTACCTGAACAAAAAGGTGGAAGTAGCGCTGTCGCCGGCGATCGCCGACCTGAACGCGGCGCTCAAGGACGGCAAGGGCATTCTGCACTGGCAGGGCAACGGAGAGCTGTATCCGTACGGCTCGTTCGACAAGTTCATGCAGGATTACTACGCCGGAGGCAAGACTGCGGAGCAGGTGGCGCAGGCGCTCGATCAGGAAACGGCCAAAAACGCGAAGGCCAAAGACGATCCGAACTGGAAATAA
- a CDS encoding carbohydrate ABC transporter permease has translation MKPTKNKPYTYTLILPGMLLYAVFFLVPSLFGGVLSFANIGRFSFSDIRFTGWTNYMNVLTDDYLSAAIRNSFVFAFATTLLKVGIGTALAVFLNRRLRTTNYLRTVAFLPAVLSTVAVGVFFTSAMHPTNGMINRFLHAVGLGAIAPDWLTDPHLAIYSLVGIETWKWSGFTMAIVLAGLQSISKDYYESANLEGASEWQQFRSITFPLVLPYFNNALIVNLIGGLKVFDLVQAVTQGGPGSATEVFGTLVFKSFGSGRLGEGAAASILLSLIVIAITLPTWKLIARKEVEL, from the coding sequence ATGAAACCAACTAAAAACAAGCCTTACACGTATACGCTCATCCTGCCGGGCATGCTGCTGTACGCCGTATTTTTCCTCGTGCCGTCGCTCTTCGGGGGCGTGCTCTCGTTTGCGAACATCGGCCGCTTTTCTTTCTCGGACATCCGCTTCACGGGCTGGACCAACTACATGAATGTGCTCACCGACGATTATCTGAGCGCGGCCATCCGCAATTCGTTTGTCTTCGCCTTCGCCACGACGCTGCTCAAGGTCGGCATCGGCACGGCGCTCGCCGTCTTCCTCAACCGCAGGCTGCGCACGACCAACTATTTGCGTACGGTGGCTTTCCTGCCGGCGGTGCTCAGCACGGTGGCGGTCGGCGTCTTCTTTACCTCGGCGATGCATCCGACGAACGGAATGATCAACCGCTTTTTGCACGCCGTCGGCCTCGGCGCGATCGCGCCGGACTGGCTGACCGATCCGCATCTGGCCATCTATTCGCTCGTCGGCATCGAGACGTGGAAGTGGTCGGGCTTCACGATGGCGATCGTGCTGGCGGGATTGCAGTCGATCTCCAAGGACTACTACGAAAGCGCCAATCTAGAGGGCGCCTCCGAATGGCAGCAATTCCGATCGATTACGTTCCCGCTTGTGCTCCCCTACTTCAACAACGCGCTGATCGTCAACCTGATCGGCGGGCTGAAAGTGTTCGACCTCGTGCAAGCGGTGACGCAAGGCGGTCCCGGCTCGGCGACGGAGGTGTTCGGCACGCTGGTGTTCAAGTCGTTCGGCAGCGGCCGGCTAGGCGAAGGCGCGGCCGCGAGCATCCTGCTGTCGCTGATCGTCATCGCGATCACGCTGCCGACGTGGAAGCTGATCGCGCGCAAGGAGGTGGAGCTATGA
- a CDS encoding carbohydrate ABC transporter permease — translation MSRKRPRWAAEAAGLLLSLLVVVPLYFIVVNSFKDKASAAAMSLALPRKWFLLSNYAEMIDAGGVLTGLRNSAIVTFATVALLIVLCSMTAFTLQRKNTRMSGLLYLLILLGLMIPLQIIPAYFITYYLHVKTYLAAVVMLAVTNFSFGTFLYTGFYKSIPREIDESAIVDGVGPYRLFFGIIFPLLRPVTVTLVIISFMGVWNDFGITIYFLNSPRNYTVTLTIFNFLGTYSSDWNLIFANVVLVSAPVVIVYLLLQRYIIDGMTAGSVKG, via the coding sequence ATGAGCCGCAAGCGGCCGCGGTGGGCCGCGGAGGCGGCCGGGCTGCTCCTCAGCCTGCTCGTCGTCGTCCCGCTTTATTTTATCGTCGTCAATTCGTTCAAGGACAAAGCCAGCGCGGCGGCCATGAGCCTCGCGCTGCCGAGGAAGTGGTTCCTCCTCTCCAACTATGCCGAGATGATCGACGCTGGCGGCGTGCTCACCGGGCTGAGAAACAGCGCGATCGTCACGTTCGCCACCGTGGCGCTGCTCATCGTGCTCTGCTCGATGACCGCCTTTACCCTTCAGCGCAAAAACACGCGGATGTCCGGTCTGCTCTATTTGCTCATTTTGCTCGGCTTGATGATCCCGCTGCAGATCATTCCCGCGTATTTCATCACGTACTATCTGCATGTCAAGACGTATCTGGCGGCCGTTGTCATGCTGGCGGTGACGAATTTCTCGTTCGGCACTTTCCTGTACACCGGGTTTTACAAGAGCATTCCGCGCGAGATCGACGAATCGGCCATCGTGGACGGGGTCGGGCCTTACCGCCTGTTCTTCGGCATCATTTTCCCGCTTCTGCGGCCGGTGACCGTCACGCTGGTCATCATTTCATTTATGGGCGTCTGGAACGACTTCGGCATTACGATCTACTTCCTGAACAGCCCCCGCAACTATACGGTGACGCTGACCATCTTCAACTTCCTGGGTACGTACAGCTCGGACTGGAACCTGATCTTCGCCAACGTCGTGCTGGTCTCGGCGCCCGTCGTTATCGTCTATTTGCTGCTGCAGCGCTACATCATCGACGGCATGACCGCAGGTTCCGTCAAAGGATAA